Proteins from a single region of Synchiropus splendidus isolate RoL2022-P1 chromosome 3, RoL_Sspl_1.0, whole genome shotgun sequence:
- the LOC128755357 gene encoding E3 ubiquitin-protein ligase RNF31-like isoform X2 — MSGVEVEEARRRAELALVSGPPQAARPEVEKMAAASLPLSQKYRHLPAESMLTDNVAGSGHRQEALSRLIKALNILEKYGCNLTSSAPPKYWRNVKFNNPVFRATVDAVSGGRGVLRLYGYTHQQEDGLGFPDHVTEPDRGRVAAVTVEVMTLRLELEMLVKDSHPDPQVFSQVFAASPQQSLVLSPVVSVPPSDPRPGSAPSPAPRRPPRPAGPPGSQHCGVCGGAASLVCPSCDNQTFCEACDHVYHRHPSRTNHRRVKRAQAKPVSPEPCSLCGGAAVQAHCATCRQHLCLKCDQIFHSHPERWNHERSVVSTIVPLAQWACSYCTTVNSSPAAICSTCDRPRLAAATAAASAVQEAPVSPKSDWACKTCTMINSGSSVLCEACERPRLATRPPAALPPSAQEAAAPAGPEWKCQVCTFLNSKAAAACDMCGSAKVSAGAGQRPPAPLPRTRVGADLQRQERMKADGLSLMRQIREAEKQGISPEEVCAAVAVCGGSGPCDWLQSELPHLLDEICAMAESMVVNQGPAETPAGDLKLSRAEAKLAWVAAGGDSERAARQLLREHRVKMKELQTLGFSDVSKCEEALRQSGGDLREALALLQRPLLEPFHQHIWTEQPEPPIDPAHHDKQRTCRRLLALYNLPSWGRCELILSLLQEPDVTYSLEDVVQAVKESHDRDFIRRLLKIECPCCLSSFPLSKMQSLTSCQCSVCLECFGRHFTVAVRDRHIRDMVCPVCGEPKVNDPEQLDHYFSTLDVQLRGCLEPEVYELFHKKLTEHTLMKDPKFLWCCHCTFGFINDGEQLRVTCPSCRNSFCAKCKKLWEPQHKDVSCDQFHQWKRENDPEYQRQGLAGFLRDNGITCPNCRFQYALTKGGCMHFVCTQCRHEFCSGCNNPYHKTKCKTAACFCNGLHAHHPRDCLFYLRDWEPARLQELLQRNAVEFNTDGADTAQPEG, encoded by the exons ATGAGCGgcgtggaggtggaggaggcgagGCGGAGGGCGGAGCTCGCCCTGGTGAGCGGCCCGCCGCAGGCCGCGAGGCCCGAGGTGGAGAAGATGGCCGCCGCCTCGCTGCCCCTGTCGCAGAAGTACCGACACCTTCCTGCCGAGTCCATGCTGACGGACAATGTGGCCGGCAGCGGCCATCGCCAG GAGGCGCTGAGCCGGCTGATCAAGGCCCTGAACATCCTGGAGAAGTACGGCTGCAACCTGACCAGCTCGGCGCCACCCAAGTACTGGCGCAACGTCAAGTTCAACAACCCGGTGTTCCGAGCCACGGTGGACGCCGTCAGC GGCGGCCGCGGTGTGCTGCGCCTCTACGGCTACACCCACCAGCAGGAGGACGGACTGGGATTCCCGGACCACGTGACCGAGCCGGACCGGGGCCGGGTCGCCGCGGTGACGGTGGAGGTCATGACCTTAcgtctggagctggagatgcTGGTGAAG GACTCGCATCCGGACCCTCAAGTCTTCTCCCAGGTCTTCGCTGCGAGTCCTCAGCAG AGTTTGGTGCTCAGTCCCGTTGTCTCCGTCCCGCCGTCGGACCCGCGtccaggctccgccccctccccGGCACCGAGGCGGCCTCCGAGACCTGCGG GTCCGCCAGGCTCTCAGCACTGCGGCGTGTGTGGCGGCGCCGCCTCGCTCGTCTGCCCCTCGTGTGACAACCAAACCTTCTGCGAGGCCTGTGACCACGTGTACCACCGGCACCCgtccagaaccaaccacaggaGGGTCAAGCGGGCCCAAGCCAAGCCTG tgtCTCCAGAACCCTGCAGCCTCtgtggtggtgctgctgtgcAGGCTCACTGCGCCACCTGCAGACAGCACTTGTGCCTCAAGTGTGACCAGATCTTTCACTCGCACCCGGAGCGCTGGAACCACGAGCGGAGTGTGGTCTCCACCAT cgTCCCGCTGGCTCAGTGGGCATGTTCCTACTGCACCACGGTCAACAGCTCGCCGGCCGCCATCTGCTCCACCTGTGACCGACCCCGACTTGCCGCCGCCACTGCCGCGGCCTCTGCGGTTCAGGAAGCCCCGGTGTCGCCCAAGTCAG aCTGGGCGTGTAAGACCTGCACCATGATCAACTCCGGCAGCAGCGTTCTGTGTGAAGCCTGCGAGCGCCCCCGCCTGGCCACTCGCCCGCCTGCCGCCTTGCCGCCATCCGCCCAGGAAGCTGCGGCGCCTGCTGGACCCGAG TGGAAGTGTCAGGTCTGCACGTTCCTCAACAGCAAGGCCGCCGCCGCCTGCGACATGTGCGGCTCTGCCAAAGTCTCGGCCGGAGCCGGTCAGCGGCCTCCGGCTCCCCTCCCGAGGACCCGGGTGGGCGCCGACCTGCAGAGGCAGGAGCGTATGAAGGCTGACGGCCTCAGCCTGATGAGGCAGATACGA GAGGCGGAGAAACAGGGCATCAGCCCAGAGGAGGTGTGCGCCGCCGTGGCCGTGTGCGGCGGCAGCGGCCCGTGTGACTGGCTGCAGTCGGAGCTGCCGCACCTGCTGGACGAGATCTGCGCCATGGCGGAGTCCATGGTGGTCAACCAGGGTCCGGCTGAGACTCCGGCAGGAGACCTGAAGCTCTCTCGGGCCGAGGCCAAGCTGGCCTGGGtggcagcagggggcgacagTGAGCGAGCGGCCAGACAGCTGCTGAGAGAGCACCGCGTCAAG ATGAAGGAGCTTCAGACTCTGGGCTTCAGCGATGTCTCCAAGTGTGAGGAGGCGCTGAGGCAGAGCGGCGGCGACCTGAGGGAGGCGCTGGCCctgctgcagcgccccctgctggagcccTTCCACCAGCACATCTGGACCGAGCAGCCCGAGCCGCCCATTGACCCGGCACATCACGACAAGCAG AGGACCTGCCGCCGCCTGCTGGCGCTCTACAACCTGCCCAGCTGGGGGCGCTGCGAGCTGATCCTCTCGCTGCTGCAGGAGCCCGACGTCACCTACTCTCTGGAGGACGTGGTGCAGGCCGTCAAGGAGTCTCACGACCGAGACTTCATCCGACGTCTGCTGAAGATCGAGTGTccctgctgcctcagcagctTCCCCCTCAGCAAG ATGCAGTCACTGACGTCGTGCCAGTGCTCCGTGTGTCTGGAGTGTTTCGGGCGCCACTTCACGGTGGCGGTGAGAGACCGCCACATCAGAGACATGGTGTGTCCCGTCTGCGGCGAGCCCAAGGTCAACGACCCCGAGCAGCTGGACCACTACTTCTCCACGCTGGACGTCCAG CTGCGCGGCTGTCTGGAGCCCGAGGTCTACGAGCTGTTCCACAAGAAGCTGACGGAGCACACGCTGATGAAGGACCCCAAGTTCCTGTGGTGCTGCCAC TGCACCTTCGGCTTCATCAACGACGGCGAGCAGCTGAGAGTCACCTGTCCGTCCTGCCGCAACAGCTTCTGCGCCAAGTGCAAGAAACTg TGGGAGCCGCAGCACAAGGATGTGTCGTGTGACCAGTTCCACCAGTGGAAGCGAGAGAACGACCcggagtaccagcggcagggtCTGGCCGGCTTCCTGCGGGACAACGGCATCA CGTGTCCCAACTGCAGGTTCCAGTACGCGCTGACCAAAGGCGGCTGCATGCACTTCGTCTGCACGCAGTGCCGACACGAGTTCTGCAGCGGCTGCAACAACCCCTACCACAAG ACCAAGTGCAAGACGGCGGCGTGCTTCTGCAATGGCCTGCACGCTCACCACCCCCGGGACTGCCTCTTCTACCTGAGGGACTGGGAGCCGGCGCGGCTGCAGGAGCTTCTGCAG aggaacGCCGTGGAGTTCAACACGGACGGCGCAGACACAGCTCAGCCAG
- the LOC128755357 gene encoding E3 ubiquitin-protein ligase RNF31-like isoform X1 has protein sequence MSGVEVEEARRRAELALVSGPPQAARPEVEKMAAASLPLSQKYRHLPAESMLTDNVAGSGHRQEALSRLIKALNILEKYGCNLTSSAPPKYWRNVKFNNPVFRATVDAVSGGRGVLRLYGYTHQQEDGLGFPDHVTEPDRGRVAAVTVEVMTLRLELEMLVKDSHPDPQVFSQVFAASPQQSLVLSPVVSVPPSDPRPGSAPSPAPRRPPRPAGPPGSQHCGVCGGAASLVCPSCDNQTFCEACDHVYHRHPSRTNHRRVKRAQAKPVSPEPCSLCGGAAVQAHCATCRQHLCLKCDQIFHSHPERWNHERSVVSTIVPLAQWACSYCTTVNSSPAAICSTCDRPRLAAATAAASAVQEAPVSPKSDWACKTCTMINSGSSVLCEACERPRLATRPPAALPPSAQEAAAPAGPEWKCQVCTFLNSKAAAACDMCGSAKVSAGAGQRPPAPLPRTRVGADLQRQERMKADGLSLMRQIREAEKQGISPEEVCAAVAVCGGSGPCDWLQSELPHLLDEICAMAESMVVNQGPAETPAGDLKLSRAEAKLAWVAAGGDSERAARQLLREHRVKMKELQTLGFSDVSKCEEALRQSGGDLREALALLQRPLLEPFHQHIWTEQPEPPIDPAHHDKQRTCRRLLALYNLPSWGRCELILSLLQEPDVTYSLEDVVQAVKESHDRDFIRRLLKIECPCCLSSFPLSKMQSLTSCQCSVCLECFGRHFTVAVRDRHIRDMVCPVCGEPKVNDPEQLDHYFSTLDVQLRGCLEPEVYELFHKKLTEHTLMKDPKFLWCCHCTFGFINDGEQLRVTCPSCRNSFCAKCKKLWEPQHKDVSCDQFHQWKRENDPEYQRQGLAGFLRDNGITCPNCRFQYALTKGGCMHFVCTQCRHEFCSGCNNPYHKTKCKTAACFCNGLHAHHPRDCLFYLRDWEPARLQELLQRNAVEFNTDGADTAQPACGVMVQKDESGLMVDSPCGADTQPGHAGLCEKHYCEYLVNLINAHALDPAPLYQANELVRVCERHQLDTQRGEGEDEEAHLARLLQALTTVPLGDKVPRNK, from the exons ATGAGCGgcgtggaggtggaggaggcgagGCGGAGGGCGGAGCTCGCCCTGGTGAGCGGCCCGCCGCAGGCCGCGAGGCCCGAGGTGGAGAAGATGGCCGCCGCCTCGCTGCCCCTGTCGCAGAAGTACCGACACCTTCCTGCCGAGTCCATGCTGACGGACAATGTGGCCGGCAGCGGCCATCGCCAG GAGGCGCTGAGCCGGCTGATCAAGGCCCTGAACATCCTGGAGAAGTACGGCTGCAACCTGACCAGCTCGGCGCCACCCAAGTACTGGCGCAACGTCAAGTTCAACAACCCGGTGTTCCGAGCCACGGTGGACGCCGTCAGC GGCGGCCGCGGTGTGCTGCGCCTCTACGGCTACACCCACCAGCAGGAGGACGGACTGGGATTCCCGGACCACGTGACCGAGCCGGACCGGGGCCGGGTCGCCGCGGTGACGGTGGAGGTCATGACCTTAcgtctggagctggagatgcTGGTGAAG GACTCGCATCCGGACCCTCAAGTCTTCTCCCAGGTCTTCGCTGCGAGTCCTCAGCAG AGTTTGGTGCTCAGTCCCGTTGTCTCCGTCCCGCCGTCGGACCCGCGtccaggctccgccccctccccGGCACCGAGGCGGCCTCCGAGACCTGCGG GTCCGCCAGGCTCTCAGCACTGCGGCGTGTGTGGCGGCGCCGCCTCGCTCGTCTGCCCCTCGTGTGACAACCAAACCTTCTGCGAGGCCTGTGACCACGTGTACCACCGGCACCCgtccagaaccaaccacaggaGGGTCAAGCGGGCCCAAGCCAAGCCTG tgtCTCCAGAACCCTGCAGCCTCtgtggtggtgctgctgtgcAGGCTCACTGCGCCACCTGCAGACAGCACTTGTGCCTCAAGTGTGACCAGATCTTTCACTCGCACCCGGAGCGCTGGAACCACGAGCGGAGTGTGGTCTCCACCAT cgTCCCGCTGGCTCAGTGGGCATGTTCCTACTGCACCACGGTCAACAGCTCGCCGGCCGCCATCTGCTCCACCTGTGACCGACCCCGACTTGCCGCCGCCACTGCCGCGGCCTCTGCGGTTCAGGAAGCCCCGGTGTCGCCCAAGTCAG aCTGGGCGTGTAAGACCTGCACCATGATCAACTCCGGCAGCAGCGTTCTGTGTGAAGCCTGCGAGCGCCCCCGCCTGGCCACTCGCCCGCCTGCCGCCTTGCCGCCATCCGCCCAGGAAGCTGCGGCGCCTGCTGGACCCGAG TGGAAGTGTCAGGTCTGCACGTTCCTCAACAGCAAGGCCGCCGCCGCCTGCGACATGTGCGGCTCTGCCAAAGTCTCGGCCGGAGCCGGTCAGCGGCCTCCGGCTCCCCTCCCGAGGACCCGGGTGGGCGCCGACCTGCAGAGGCAGGAGCGTATGAAGGCTGACGGCCTCAGCCTGATGAGGCAGATACGA GAGGCGGAGAAACAGGGCATCAGCCCAGAGGAGGTGTGCGCCGCCGTGGCCGTGTGCGGCGGCAGCGGCCCGTGTGACTGGCTGCAGTCGGAGCTGCCGCACCTGCTGGACGAGATCTGCGCCATGGCGGAGTCCATGGTGGTCAACCAGGGTCCGGCTGAGACTCCGGCAGGAGACCTGAAGCTCTCTCGGGCCGAGGCCAAGCTGGCCTGGGtggcagcagggggcgacagTGAGCGAGCGGCCAGACAGCTGCTGAGAGAGCACCGCGTCAAG ATGAAGGAGCTTCAGACTCTGGGCTTCAGCGATGTCTCCAAGTGTGAGGAGGCGCTGAGGCAGAGCGGCGGCGACCTGAGGGAGGCGCTGGCCctgctgcagcgccccctgctggagcccTTCCACCAGCACATCTGGACCGAGCAGCCCGAGCCGCCCATTGACCCGGCACATCACGACAAGCAG AGGACCTGCCGCCGCCTGCTGGCGCTCTACAACCTGCCCAGCTGGGGGCGCTGCGAGCTGATCCTCTCGCTGCTGCAGGAGCCCGACGTCACCTACTCTCTGGAGGACGTGGTGCAGGCCGTCAAGGAGTCTCACGACCGAGACTTCATCCGACGTCTGCTGAAGATCGAGTGTccctgctgcctcagcagctTCCCCCTCAGCAAG ATGCAGTCACTGACGTCGTGCCAGTGCTCCGTGTGTCTGGAGTGTTTCGGGCGCCACTTCACGGTGGCGGTGAGAGACCGCCACATCAGAGACATGGTGTGTCCCGTCTGCGGCGAGCCCAAGGTCAACGACCCCGAGCAGCTGGACCACTACTTCTCCACGCTGGACGTCCAG CTGCGCGGCTGTCTGGAGCCCGAGGTCTACGAGCTGTTCCACAAGAAGCTGACGGAGCACACGCTGATGAAGGACCCCAAGTTCCTGTGGTGCTGCCAC TGCACCTTCGGCTTCATCAACGACGGCGAGCAGCTGAGAGTCACCTGTCCGTCCTGCCGCAACAGCTTCTGCGCCAAGTGCAAGAAACTg TGGGAGCCGCAGCACAAGGATGTGTCGTGTGACCAGTTCCACCAGTGGAAGCGAGAGAACGACCcggagtaccagcggcagggtCTGGCCGGCTTCCTGCGGGACAACGGCATCA CGTGTCCCAACTGCAGGTTCCAGTACGCGCTGACCAAAGGCGGCTGCATGCACTTCGTCTGCACGCAGTGCCGACACGAGTTCTGCAGCGGCTGCAACAACCCCTACCACAAG ACCAAGTGCAAGACGGCGGCGTGCTTCTGCAATGGCCTGCACGCTCACCACCCCCGGGACTGCCTCTTCTACCTGAGGGACTGGGAGCCGGCGCGGCTGCAGGAGCTTCTGCAG aggaacGCCGTGGAGTTCAACACGGACGGCGCAGACACAGCTCAGCCAG